The following proteins are encoded in a genomic region of Capra hircus breed San Clemente chromosome 16, ASM170441v1, whole genome shotgun sequence:
- the FMOD gene encoding fibromodulin: MQWASILLLAGLCSLSWAQYEEDSHWWFQFLRSQQSTYDDPYDPYPYEPYEPYPYGGEEGPAYAYGSPPPPEPRDCPQECDCPPNFPTAMYCDNRNLKYLPFVPSRMKYVYFQNNQISSIQEGVFDNATGLLWIALHGNQITSDKVGRKVFSKLRHLERLYLDHNNLTRIPSPLPRSLRELHLDHNQISRVPNNALEGLENLTALYLHHNEIQEVGSSMRGLRSLILLDLSYNHLRKVPDGLPSALEQLYLEHNNVFSVPDSYFRGSPKLLYVRLSHNSLTNNGLASNTFNSSSLLELDLSYNQLQKIPPVSTNLENLYLQGNRINEFSISSFCTVVDVMNFSKLQVLRLDGNEIKRSAMPADAPLCLRLASLIEI, encoded by the exons ATGCAGTGGGCTTCCATCCTGCTCCTGGCAGGGCTCTGCTCCCTCTCCTGGGCCCAGTATGAGGAAGACTCTCACTGGTGGTTTCAGTTCCTCCGCAGCCAGCAGTCCACCTATGACGACCCCTATGACCCTTACCCCTATGAGCCTTATGAGCCTTACCCCTACGGGGGAGAAGAAGGGCCAGCTTATGCCTACGGCTCTCCACCCCCACCAGAGCCCCGAGACTGCCCCCAGGAGTGCGACTGTCCCCCCAACTTCCCCACAGCCATGTACTGCGACAACCGCAATCTCAAGTACCTGCCCTTCGTGCCCTCCCGCATGAAGTACGTCTACTTCCAGAACAACCAGATCTCTTCCATCCAGGAGGGTGTCTTCGACAACGCCACTGGGCTGCTCTGGATTGCTCTCCATGGCAACCAGATCACCAGCGATAAGGTGGGCAGGAAGGTTTTCTCCAAGCTGAGGCACCTGGAGAGGCTGTATCTGGACCACAACAACCTGACCCGGATACCCAGCCCACTGCCTCGGTCCCTGAGAGAGCTCCATCTTGACCACAACCAGATCTCAAGGGTCCCCAACAATGCGCTGGAGGGGCTGGAGAACCTCACAGCCTTGTACCTTCATCACAACGAGATCCAGGAAGTGGGCAGTTCGATGAGAGGCCTCCGATCACTGATCTTGCTGGACCTGAGCTACAACCACCTTAGGAAGGTACCCGATGGACTGCCCTCAGCCCTTGAGCAGCTGTACCTGGAGCACAACAATGTCTTCTCAGTCCCCGACAGCTACTTCCGGGGGTCTCCCAAGCTGCTGTATGTGCGGCTATCCCACAACAGCCTCACCAACAACGGCCTGGCCTCAAATACCTTCAATTCCAGCAGCCTCCTTGAGCTTGACCTCTCCTACAACCAGCTGCAGAAGATCCCCCCCGTCAGCACCAACCTGGAGAACCTCTACCTCCAAGGAAATAGGATCAATG AGTTCTCCATCAGCAGCTTCTGCACCGTGGTGGATGTCATGAACTTCTCCAAGCTGCAGGTGCTGCGCCTGGACGGCAACGAGATCAAGCGCAGCGCCATGCCCGCCGACGCGCCCCTCTGCCTGCGCCTGGCCAGCCTCATCGAGATCTGA